CAGCCATCGCCTTCACTATTGCCAAATACACCACCGGATTGCGCGTCGAAGAAGATGTCGAGCGCGAGGGTCTCGACCTCGGCGAACATGGAGAGCGCGCTTATAATTATTAGGGAGTGCGGCAGAAAAAGTGGGAACCGGTTTTTCGCTTCGCCGCACGACCAAAAAGAAGATTCCAAATTGGGCAGCGGCCGAGAGACACCGCACCCCTCACCAGGTTCCTCCTGCGAACAATTGCAACTTGGCCGGAGCGGCAACGCTCCGGCCTTTTTTTACGCCCGCATATCCTCTTTCATAAATTCGGCGCAGCGCTCGCCGATCATGATGCTCGGCGCATTGGTGTTGCCGCTGACCAGCTTGGGCATGATGCTGGCATCGGCAACATAAAGCCCTTCCAGCCCGCGGAACTTGAGGCGCGGCGTCAGTGGGTCATCATCATTAGCACCCATGCGGCAGGTGCCTACCGGATGATAAACCGTGTCTGCGCGGTTGCGGATCATCTCATCGAGCGCCGCATCATCGTCCAGATCGACCGGGTAGCGGTCCTTGGGCTGATATTGCGCCAGCGCAGGCGATTGGAAAATGCGATACATATTGCGCACCCCGGCGCGCATCACTGCGATATCGTGGTCATCGTCGAGAAAGTTGGGATCAATCGCCGGTGCTGCCTTGGGGTTGGTGCTGGCCAGCCGCACCGTGCCCATGCTCTCCGGGCGCAGCACGCAGGCATGACAACTAAAGCCATGGCCCGACACCTTCTCACGCCCATGGTCTTCGAGCATCGCCGGGACGAAGTGATATTGCACATCGGGCGCGGGGGCATCGGGATGGGTGCGGGTGAAACCGCCGGATTCGGCATAGGGCGTGGTCAAAATGCCGGTGCGCTGGCGGCGATGCTCAATCAGCGCCTTGCCCATGCGGACCGTGCCACTGAGCGAATTGCCGAAACTGTCCTTGCTTGCCGGCGTCTCAAAGCTGGCGACATAGTCAATATGGTCCTGCAGATGCGATCCGATATGCGGATTATCCTGCACCACATTGAGACCATGGGCCTGCAGATGCTCGCCCGGGCCGATGCCGGAAAGCTGCAGGATATGCGGCGTGCCAAAGGCCCCGGCAGAGAGTACAACCGCATGGCGTGCGGTCAGTGTTTCCTCACCAAAGGCTTTTTTCAGCGTCACGCCGGTGACACGCCCTGCATCCGTCTCCAGTCGCGCCACCAGAGCACCGGTGCGGATGTCGAGATTGGCACGGTCACGATGGGGCTCGATATAGGCCCGCGCAGCGCTCCAGCGCTCGCCTTCCTTCTGTGTCACCTGATACAGGCCATAGCCCTGCTGGGTCGCGCCATTGAAATCGGGATTATGCGGCAATTGCAGTTCACGTGCCGCCTCGACAAAGGCGGTGCTCAGCGGATTGGGCCATTTCTGATCGCTCACCGATAGCGGACCATCGCCGCCATGATAGTCACAGCCGCCGTGCACATTGCTCTCCGCCTTGCGGAAATAGGGCAGCACATCATCATAGGCCCAACCGGTGCAGCCCCCGGCGGCCCAATTGTCATAATCCCAGCGATGGCCGCGAATATAGATCATCGCGTTGATCGCGCTTGATCCGCCAAGACCACGGCCGCGCGGCTGATAGCCGATACGCCCGTTCAGCCCCTTTTGCGGCACCGTCTCAAAGTTCCAATTGGTGTTACCGGGCAGAAACGGCATCAGCCCCGGTGTCTTGACCCGCACACCATTATTGCGGCCACCGGCCTCCAGCAAACACACCGAGATATTGGGGTCTTCGCTCAATCGTCCGGCCACCGCGCTGCCCGCACTGCCGCCGCCAATGACGATCACGTCATATTCTGCCATATGCTATCCTGCTCTCTATAGGGTTTTTCTGTTTTTTATTTTCCTCTTGCCTAACCGATTTAATCGGTCAGTTAAACCAGTGATTTCACAAAACAGCGCATCACCCGGCCATCGTCTTTTGTCAGCAAACCGGTTTCGACAAAGCCGGCGGCCAGGTTGATCTGGGCCATGCGGGCATTGTCTTTGCGGGTGCGGGTGGTGACTTTGCGATAGCCTTGTGCTCTCGCCCATTCGTGCTGTGCCTGCATCAGCGCCGCCGCCAGACCGTGGCCGCGCCAATCGGGCGCGACGCCGCCAAGCCAGCTGTAAAACGCGCTTTCCCCCTCGGCATGGCCGAGCTTGAACGCCACCGGCTTTGCGTCTTGCGTTGCGACCAGATGCAGCGCCCAGCCGGAATAGCGCCGAAAGCGTTTCGACAGCACATCAGGATCAAATTGGGTGAGCACATCCGCGCCCAAGCGCGCCAGCATAGAAAACTGCGAAGCAACCTCAGCGTCTTGGTAATGCGTAAGGGAAAGACCTTGAGGCAGGGTCGGCGCAGCAGCCATTGGCAACGGCCGCCCAGCCATTATTCCGCCGGTTCAACGACAGGCGGCGACAGCGGTTTGGGCGATCCCTGCCCGGCCTCATCGCGCTCCGCCTGCCAGCGTGCCTTGATGCTGTCGCTGGTCAGGCGGCTATTGTCATGTGTCCATCCCGGCGGGCGGATCAGATAGTTGAGCCGCGCCTTCCAGTCGGGTGCGTGCCACATATCCTGCGCTATACCGATCCATTCATGAAATGCGGCCCATAGCACATTGAAGCTGCCCAGCTGTTTGACAATGCCATAGCGTATCTCTTCTTCGTCAGTCTCGGGAACAAAACTGCCGAACATCTTGTCCCATATGATAAAGACGCCTGCATAATTACTGTCGAGATAGCGCGGATTGGTAGCATGATGCACACGGTGATGCGATGGCGTATTCATCACTGCCTCAAACCAGCGCGGCATTTTGTCGATCGCTTCGGTATGAATCCAGAATTGATAGACCAGATTGATACCGGCGCAAAAGGCCACCAGCAATGGATGGAAACCGAGCAGGAACAGCGGGATAGAGATGAGGAAGCCGGGGGTGATAAAGCCGGTCCATGTCTGCCTGAGTGCGGTGGAGAGATTATAATGCTGGCTGGAGTGATGGATAACATGCGCCGCCCACATCCAGCGCATGCGATGGCCAAGCCGATGTTTCCAATAATAAGCCAGATCATCGAGCACAAAGGCCACGGGCCAGGCCCACCAGACAAAGCCGATATCAAAGATACGGTACTGATAGAGCCACATCGCGGCGGCAAAGAAAAAGCCGCCGGTGAGCAGCCCGGAAACGGTGCTGCCCAAGCCCAGCATCAGCGAGGTAAAGGTATCCTGCGGATCATAGGCAAGCCGGTTGCGCTTGCGGACAACCCATAGCTCTAACAGGATCGCGCCGATAAACAGCGGGATCGCAATCTGCGTCGGATCGGGGAGGTCAGGCATCATTGCGGCTACCCTATAGCGTCCACTTACACCATTGTCAGCAATTTCTGCGCACCCGCATGGTCAAGCCGCAGGCTGACCGCGCCAAAACGTTTGTCGCCGCTGTCAATCCGCCACTCACCACCGCCGCCGCCGGGACCAACACGCTTGGCCTCTACCGAGTGATCAATCACCCTTGCGGCAAATTTCGCGCCATGCCGCTTGACCAGCACCACCTGCCCCTCGGCATCCTTGACCAAAGCCGCCTGCCCATCCTCCGCCACCAGCGCGTCGCTGCCGCGAAAAAACGGAATATTGATATCCGCCCAATGAATCGCATCATCGCGCCCCTGCAACGCGACTTCCCCCATACGCAAACCCCGCACCAGAGCGGTAACGGCGAGGATGACGGCGAGCGAGCCGAGAATGATCCAGGTTTCTGCGGTCATAGGGTGCTTCCCATCAAGCGCATCAGGGCAGTTTTTCCCTGATCTCTTTCAGTGTAAATCGCTGCGCCTTGAGTGTTTGTATCTGCTTCACCCGTTGTATCATCTCAGGCGCGTAAAGCTGGTAGCCCGCTTCGGTGATTTCGGCAACGGACAACAACCCTTCTTTGGTCCAATGGCGGATAGTCGAATTTGCCTCGTCCACCTGCTTGGCCAGCTCGCCGATCTTGAGCAGCGTATCGCTTTGCTCCGGCTCTGCCTCTTCGCCCGCGGCGGCGCGCAGATAGATATCCAGCGAACGATCAACCGCCTTGGCTATTATCTTGACATGGTCCTCCTTGGTGCCGCCCGTCTGAGCCTTCTCCAGCGACGCGATATAGGCCAGCCGGTCCTGTTTGCGGATGATGGCGGGTGGATAGCCCGACATGAGCAGGAGCATGTTCATCAACAGACGCGCGCTGCGGCCATTGCCATCGACAAAGGGATGAATAGTCACCAGCCGATAATGCGCCTCTGCAGCGAGATCGATCGGATGCAGTTCCGCACTCTGCCTCAACCAGAGAATAAAATTGTGCATCAGATCAGGTACTTTACGCGGATTGGGCAGGACCACGGCTGAACCTGAAATCCTCACCGGGACCGAGCGATAATGGCCGCAATTGGCATCATCAATGCCCTTCAGGATCACCTCATGGATATGGAGAATGTCCTTCTCGGTCAGGCTGGCCGGTGTGCGCGCAATCTGCGCCCGCACCCAGTCGAGAGCCCGGGCATGGTTGGTGGTCTCAAGATGTTCGACCAGCGATTTGCCGCCAACGGTAATCCCCTTATCGACCACCAGCGCGGTCTCCCGCCGGGTGAGCGTATTTCCCTCAATCGCATTACTGGTATAGGTCAGCTCTACCCGAAACCAGTCATCGAGATTGCGTACAAGCTCTGGTGCCAGCGGGCGATAATCGTCGAGCAGCTTCTTTTTTGCGGTGAGGGCGTCAAAGTTCATTCGATAAACCATAAACCATGACGTTATGGTTTTCAATTGGGTAGCTTTTAAGTTTCCTATCCATCTTAACCCGCCACTAGAAGCGCAATCACCTGAGATCAGATAGACACCAAAAGGCTATGTAAATCCGTGTATCTATAGGCTACTCAAGTATTGTCCGATTCTTTTTATTTATCCGTACATTCAAGACAATAAGGAGTTCTGGCATGGAAATAGAATCAAGTATGACCGAGCTACGGGCAAAACTGAAAGAGCACAAAGAGATATTAGAAACAGAGGAATCGGCAAAAACATCGCTCATATTGCCATTCCTGCGTGCGCTTGGATACGATATTTTCAATCCATCTGAAGTTAAGGCTGAGTTTACCGCTGACGTTGGTACCAAAAAAGGTGAGAAGGTTGATTATGCACTCTGCGTAGATGGAGAAGTAGTTCTGTTGGTTGAATGCAAACCTGTCACAAACGACCTCTCAATCAAACATGCAAATCAGCTTTTTAGGTACTTTACCGCCACTACAGCGCGTGTAGCTTTGCTGACTAATGGTAAAAACTATGAATTTTATACTGATTCAGATCGCACCAACATGATGGACGAAAGTCCGTTTTTTACGTTCGACCTTGAAAGCCATACTGCGTCGGATCTCAAACAGCTAGCCGCGTTCAAAAGAGCTGATTTTGATGTAGAACGTATAGTAGAACAGGCTGGCCATCTTAAGCTTCAAACACTCGTGACCAAGGAATTGCGCAAAGAGCTTTCTGAACCATCTGACGATTTCGTCCGAACCATCGCGTCCCGCCTACATGATGGCAGCGTCACAGAAGCCGTACGAAATCGTTTCAAACCCGTAATTACCCAGTCCATTAGCGCGCTTATTCGAGAAGGCGTAAACGAGCGTCTGCGAAATGCCATGCAACATGGCGAGGAAGGCGAACCTGCGCTCGATGAGAGCGAAGTTGCATCTGATGGCATTGAAACGACAGAAGTCGAAATGGAAGGCTATCAAATTGTTAGAGCAATTTGCGCAAAATCTATTGATCCCTCTCGTGTGGTGATCAGGGATGCAAAATCCTACTGCGCCATCCTTATGGACAATAACAACCGCAAAACCATAGCTAGGTTACACTTCAACAGCGCAACATCTCGTCATATCGGACTGTTTTCGGGCAAGGCTGAAACTCGCCAAGCAGTCGATAGTCCTATGGATATCTACAAATACTCGGACGACATTCTCAGCCGGATCACCGAACTAGACACATAACTTGCGGAGAAAATGACGTTTGCTGTTTGAAATTGACCCACAGGGCTTGAAGAAACTCAACCCGAACGGTTTTCTACACAGCCTTGTTGCTCACTCACTCGCCTTGCCCGACAGCGCGTCGAGCATTGGGGTCAGTGGGCTGATATCATAGCCGGCATTGCCTGCGAGGCGGCGCAGTTCTTCGGGCGGAGTGCCCTGTTGTGCCTGAGCTAGCGACCAGAGAAAAGTCGAGCGCGTGCCGGAGCGGCAATAGGCCAGCGTCTTGCCATCTGCATTTTCCGCCAGAGCGGCATTCAGCGCCTCGATCTGTGGTGCAGAAAAGCCGGCATGGCCTACCGGGATTTCGACATAGGTGATACCCGCTGCTTCAGCTGCGGCCTGTATCTCAGCGCCTGCGGGCTGATCCGGTGATTCACCATCGGGGCGGTTATTGACGATCAGGGTCACACCCTGTTCTTTGGCGGCAGCGACATCGGCGGTGCTGATTTGCGGTGAAACCAGCATTTCGGGCGTCAGGGTGCGGAACATGGAAGCAGTCTCCGGTTTGGGGGAAGGAATGGCAGCGTCATCGCTCTGTTGCTCAGCACTGCAGGCAATTGCAAGCAGAAGCAGCATGGTCGGGGCAATGGCGCGTAGAGAACTCATAGGTCTGGGCTTAAGGCAATTCGATCGAATCTTCAAAGTCTGAAAGCGCGGTGATAATCGCACCATCATCGCGATATTTGCGGCGCAGACCGGCTAGCTCTGCATCGGTGCCGGTGCAGGTTTCTTCGATCCGCGCCGCCAGAAACTCCGCCCGCTGTTCATCATAGGGCGGCTCACCGCGAAAATGGTCACACCCCTGTCGCCGCACGATAAAGCGGCGGACATCGGCGGGGATGGTATCGGCAAAGGGGGTGCCGAAATTATCGGTGGGGGGACTTTCGGCTATCGCTGTGGCGGATGTGGTGCTGCATGCCGAAAGCAGCAATGGTACCATCAAGAGCGTAAAGGGTTGAGTTGCTTTCATGGCACCTTTTTTAGAGCAATCGGATTGAATCTCCAAAGTGAGAATTGGGACAGATTTTCGTCCCCACAAAGCCCCGGAGGAAGGTTCGCGTCGCAGTTATATTCTCGCGCAAAGGCGCAAAGGCACGAAGAAAGTATTTCTGTGGCGATACTTCTTAGTGCCTTTGCGCCTTTGCGCGATACAGAAAGCCCAGCCCCCGCTTTCGCGGGGGCGACGTGAATAGGCGCTGCCCTAAAACCGCCGGATCACATCCAGAAACGCATCACCATAAGCCTCCAGCTTTTTCGTACCAACGCCGGAAATCTGCGCCATTTCCATGGGCGAGACAGGCCGGTCGCTGGCCATAGCGCGCAGCACGCTGTCGTGAAAGATAACATAGGGCGGCACATTGCGCTCTTGCGCCAGTTCGGTGCGTTTGGCGCGCAAAGCATCAAACAGCGGATCGCCAACTGGATTAGGTGTCTGTGAGCGCACGCGATTGCGAGGCTTTTTCTTTGGCGGTTCTGCGATGCTAACCCGTTGCTCACCGCGCAGCACCGGCCGCGCCGTTGGCCCCAAAGCAAGCCCGCCATGATCGGTAGTCACCAGCATTTCATGCGCCATCAACGTCCGCATGACGGGACGCAGCAGAGGCGCGTCCTCGGCGCTGACAATGCCGAACACCGATAGCCGATCATGCCCGCGCGCCAGCACCTTGTCATCCGGCTGACCGGTCAGCACCTTTTCCAGATGCATAATGCCAAAGCTCTGCCCGGTGCGATAGACGGCGCTTAACAGCTTTTGCGCCATCTCGGAGACATTGAGTACAGTGGGCGGATTGTCGCAATTATCACAATTGTCACAGGTCTCGGGCGGGTCTTCACCGAAATGCTTGAGCAATATCGCACGGCGGCAACCCGGTGTTTCGACCAATGCCGCCAGCGCATTAAGCCGCGCCCGCTCGGCCGCCAGACGGTTTTCCTCAATCTCGCCGAGCCATTGCCGCGCCTGGGCAAAATCGGTCGCACCCCAGAAAAGCTGTGCCTCTGCCGGATCACCATCGCGGCCCGCGCGCCCGGTTTCCTGATAATAGGCCTCAAGCGATTTGGGCAGGCCAGCATGAATCACAAAGCGCACATCGGGCTTGTCGATCCCCATGCCAAAAGCGATGGTGGCGACCATCACCATATCTTCTGAACGCACAAATTCCGCCTGCGCCGCAGCGCGCTGCTCCGGCGGAAGACCGGCATGATAGACGCCCACCGGGCGACCGGTGGCGGCGATCTGCGCGGCAATTGTCTCGGTCTTTTTGCGGCTTGGTGCATAGACAATCCCGGCACCCGGATTACGGGCGAGAAAGTCGATAATCTGCTTACCGGCATTTTTGCGCGGGGTGATGGCGTAGCGGATATTGGGGCGGTCAAACCCGGCAAGCACCAGGCCCTCTAGCGGGATACCGAGCTGATGCAGAATATCCTCGCGCGTTACCTTATCTGCCGTCGCCGTCAGCGCCAGCCTTGGCACATGTTGGAACTGGTCAAGCAGCGGACGCAGCAGGCGATAATCGGGGCGGAAATCATGCCCCCATTCAGAGACACAATGCGCCTCGTCGATAGCAAATAGAGAGATGTCTATGGCAGACAGCAGGTTCTGAAATGCGCCCATTGTGGCTCGTTCGGGGGCGATATAGAGCAGATCCAGTTCACCGCGGCGTAACCGGTCCGCAGTGGCCGCATTATCGTGATCGGCAGAGGTCATCGCTGCTGCTCTGATCCCCACTGCCTTGGCCGCGCGGATCTGATCATGCATCAGCGCAATCAGCGGTGAGATAACAATCGCGGTGCCGGATCGCGCCAATGCAGGGAGCTGATAACACAGCGATTTCCCCGCGCCGGTGGGCATCACCGCGAGCGTATTCTCACCGCGCAATACCCGACTGACCACCGCTTCCTGCTTGCCGCGAAAGCCAGAAAACCCAAAGGTCTGACGCAGAATCTCCTGCGGATCGGTTATGGTGGTAGCGGTCATGATCCGACGGTCTCCATGTCGTCCTGATCCGCAGAATCATCGGCGGCCTGGCGCGCCCACATTTCGGCATAGAGACCATTTTTGGCCAGCAATTCCTGATGTGTCCCGCTTTCTGCCACCTTGCCCTTATCGAGAACAATAATCCGGTCGGCATGGGTAACGGTCGACAGGCGATGCGCGATTACCAATGTTGTGCGTTGCTGGGCAATATCGCGTAACGTATCGAGGATCGCTTCTTCGGTGCGACTGTCGAGGGCGCTGGTGGCTTCGTCGAGGACCAAAATCGGCGGATTTTTCACCAAGGTTCGGGCGATGGCAACACGCTGTTTTTCGCCGCCGGAGAGTTTCAGGCCGCGTTCGCCGACCGGGGTATCATAGCCTTGGGGCAAGCCCTCGATAAATCCTGCAATGGCGGCGCCTTGCGCGGCTTCGCGGACGGTCGCCTTATCAGCATCGCCATGACCATAAGCGATATTATAGCCGATGGTATCATTGAACAGCACGGTATCCTGCGGCACGATGCCGATGGCATTGCGTACCGAGGCCTGAGTGACATTGGCAACATTCTCGCCGCCGATCATCACCGCGCCGCTTTTAGCATCGTAAAAGCGGAAGAGCAGCCGGGCGATGGTCGATTTGCCTGCGCCTGAAGGGCCGACAATCGCCAGCGTCTCCCCCGCACCAACCTCAAAGCTCAGGCCATTGAGGATCATCCGGTCATCATCATAGCCGAAGCTGACATTATCAAAACGCACGCCGGTGTCGGCCAGTGCCAATGGCTGCGCGCCCGGTTTGTCGGTGACTTCGGCTTCAGTATCAATCAGGGTAAACATCGCCGCCATGTCGACCAGACCCTGACGGATGGTGCGATAGACCATGCCGAGCAGGTCCAGCGGGCGGAAAAGTTGCAGCAGCAGGCCGTTGACTAACACCAGGTCACCCACAGACAGCCGCCCGGTGGACCAGCCCCAAACGGTAAACGCCATCGCGCCGCCCATCATCAGATTGGTGATAAAAGACTGGCCTATATTAAGCAGCGCCAGCGAGTTTTCCGATGTGACGGCAGCATCGGCATAGGCGCGGGTGGCGGTCTGATAGCGCGCACTTTCGCGGTCCTCCGCACCGAAATATTTCACCGTCTCATAGTTGAGCAGCGAGTCCACCGCCTTGGCCAATGCCTCGCTGTCGAGATTGTTCATCTCGGCCCGCAACTTGCTGCGCCACTCGGTGATGCGGCTGGTGAAAATGGTATAGAGCGCCACCATAACCAGAGTCGCCGCCACCAGTGGCCAGCCGAAATTGATCCAGAAGATCACCAGCACCGCGGTCAGCTCGATGATCGTCGGCGCGATATTGAACAACAGGAAATAGAGCATGATGTCGATGCTCTTGGTGCCGCGTTCGATCACCTTGGTGATTTCACCAGTGCGGCGGGCGAGATGAAAGCGCAAGGACAGGCGATGCAGGCGGACAAACACATGCTCCGCCAGTTGCTGCGTCGCGCGCTGGCCAACGCGTTCAAACACAATATTGCGGATATTGTCCGAAACCACCGCGCCAAATCGCGCCAAGGCATAAAGCCCGACCAGCGCCATAATCAGCGTCACCGCTTCGGATGTCTCACCCGACATCGCATCCACCGCCGCCTTGAAGGCAAAGGGCATGGAGAGGACAATCGCCTTGCTGATCAGGATCAGCGACAGCGCTACAACAATCCTTAGCCGCAATCCGGGCGCATCTTTGGGCCAGAGATAGGGCAGAAAGCGCCGTACCACGCCCCAATCGGGCAAGGCATCATCGGGGCGGGAGGTATCGGGTGGCATTACCAAGAGGAATTAGGCGTAGCGGTCTTGCATCGCAAGCCCATTGGTTTGAACCGGCGGTCTAAAAAGTGCCCGTGAGGTCCAGCGAAACGATCTGGCCGAAGGCACGTTCGCGCCGCTCGGTAAAGGCGATGGGGCCATCGCGACGCCCTTCAGAGAATTCACGCAAGAACCCGTCGCTCAAGCCCAACAGGTTCGATACATTCAGCCGCGCCGTCATGCCCGCAACATTTTTATGTTCAAAGAACATCCCCAGATCAGGTTTGGTCTCAAAGCTGAGACTACGCAGATCAAGCCTGAATCCGCTGGAGTTTTCGCGGCGGAATAGAAATGCACCCCACGCCACTTCGGTATCCGGAACATCATGACGAAAGTTCAGGTCAATGGTGTAGATACGGTCATCATTGATCCGCCGCGAAACCCCGGTCAGCGGGTCGTCAACGCGGCTGGTCTGCCAGAAAAGGCCGACATCCAGACGTGCCCCGGGAATACCCAGATCGTCAAACAGCAAGGTGCCATTGAGCTCAGCCCCCAGACGCCATGCACTATCAAGATTACCCGGCGCCTCCAGCGTGTCGGATATCGGCACGCGATCAACAATATCGCTGATCAGCGTATAGAATAGTCGCAAATTCATATTGCCTAGCGAACCGAGACTCTGCTGTGCTTCAACCTCAAAATTCCAGTTTTGCTCAGGCACGAGTTGTGGGTTGCCACCATTATCGACTTCATTGCCGAGATCAGGCTGGGCGATGAAGTCAAAGAAATTGAGCTGGCCGACATTGCGCTCCAACGTGAAATTGAGATCGAGATTGGCATTGGTGTTCCAGGTAAGCGCGACCGAGCCTTTTGGGCGGACAAAGCTGCGCGTCAGGCCGAACTCTCCTGTCTGCGACAACTCGCTATATTCAGCACCAAAATTGGATTGCAGCGTCAGATTAGGTGCCAGGCGGCGACCATAGGTCAATATGATTTCCCCGCGTACCTCCTCAACCCGGCTGGTTGCATTGTCGAGTGGTGCGGGCACAAATTCACCATTGGGGTCAAGGCTAAACAGTTCAGCCTCGATATCGAGAAAGTTGAACGCACCTTCTGCAGCAATCTGCCAGTCATTGCCGTTCTTGGACCGCCAGCCATATTCAGCGCGGGCGATGCTCTCGCCCTCATCGGCGGTCTGGTCGAATAAGCTACCGGTTGCCGGGTTTCCATCGCCCGGTATGCGACGAAACTCATCAATGGTGGGGCTATGCTCATAACGCTGAAAGCCGATAAGCTTCAGCCGTCCGCCAGCCAGCGCGAAATCATAATCGGCGCTGATCTCGAAATTGC
The sequence above is drawn from the Parasphingorhabdus sp. SCSIO 66989 genome and encodes:
- a CDS encoding TonB-dependent receptor plug domain-containing protein, giving the protein MRVLLVGSVLLVSVPLASAAHAQTESDIEDSEPAISITDPEAQASAELNADSAPRPTRENGRDIYAPEAFSRFNPRSALDMVQQIPGFTISGSDANERGLGQAQQNVLINGQRISGKTNDAETALSRINASAVERLEILDGATLNIAGLSGQVLNLVVSRQGLTGNFSWNPVLRQRLEDDWFSGEVSVSGKLGKADYTITVENDGRRQGGFGPELITGPDGELLFTRDEIARFYSDRPALTLFYGRTSDAGSIFNFNGRFQIQNFSTEIDTIRSQEGIPDILEPFRSAEDERNFEISADYDFALAGGRLKLIGFQRYEHSPTIDEFRRIPGDGNPATGSLFDQTADEGESIARAEYGWRSKNGNDWQIAAEGAFNFLDIEAELFSLDPNGEFVPAPLDNATSRVEEVRGEIILTYGRRLAPNLTLQSNFGAEYSELSQTGEFGLTRSFVRPKGSVALTWNTNANLDLNFTLERNVGQLNFFDFIAQPDLGNEVDNGGNPQLVPEQNWNFEVEAQQSLGSLGNMNLRLFYTLISDIVDRVPISDTLEAPGNLDSAWRLGAELNGTLLFDDLGIPGARLDVGLFWQTSRVDDPLTGVSRRINDDRIYTIDLNFRHDVPDTEVAWGAFLFRRENSSGFRLDLRSLSFETKPDLGMFFEHKNVAGMTARLNVSNLLGLSDGFLREFSEGRRDGPIAFTERRERAFGQIVSLDLTGTF